From Scomber scombrus chromosome 13, fScoSco1.1, whole genome shotgun sequence, a single genomic window includes:
- the rapgef4a gene encoding rap guanine nucleotide exchange factor 4 isoform X2 has product MSVEDHVKVPLGYTFHLCPGATSSIRSVLLQSARGQALSQNYARKFHQCMAGLLAPPYGVMESSADRMPDKENIRNNAIVSVSKHQNKTSFIENPAKPHPKCISQVPSEKILRAGKILRNVILSRAPHMIRDRKYHLKTYRQCCVGTELVDWQMQQSSCIHSRIQAVGMWQVLLEEGVLNHVDQELSFQDKYLFYRFLDDEQEDAPLPSEDERRESLEELQDTLLLLSQIGPDAHMRMILRKHPSERAADDLEIIYEELLHIKALSHLSTTVKRELAGVLIYESHAKAGTVLFNQGEEGTSWYIILKGSVNVVIYGKGVVCTLHEGDDFGKLALVNDAPRAASIVLREDNCHFLRVDKEDFNRILRDVEANTVRLKEHGQDVLVLEKSLSSSRTSVHGASSSHYKYKVMSGTPEKILEHLLEMMRLDSQFTESDSALDDFVLMHCVFIPNTQLCPVLMAHYHAQASQGSEQEKLDYTLNNKRRVIRLVMQWAAVHGEHLQEEDVSVTFLEEFLLAVSSDAKAILPLRDQLTELERIVKRNTDNARSSQKKHKVLLRQFSMGDEKLQKRQPIKSHDEILFKVFCCDHTYTTIRSPVAASVREVISAVADKLGSAEDLLLVNLSSAGEKVVFKPNDISVFSTLTVNGRLFACRRDQLDSLTPLPEQEGPSSGSLAGFELMSSKDVAYHMTSYDWELFHCVHELELIYHTFGRKNVRKTTVNLDLFLRRFNEIQFWVITEVCLCSQLSKRVQLLKKFIKISSHCKDYRNLNTFFAIIMGLSNPAVSRLSQTWEKLPSKFKKFYGEFENLMDPSRNHRAYRLTVAKLEPPIIPFMPLLIKDMTFTHEGNKTIIDNLVNFEKMRMIANTVKIVRYCRSQPFSPDSPLASKNHPEVRSYVRQLNVIDNQRILTQLSHGLEPRRS; this is encoded by the exons AAATTTCATCAGTGCATGGCCGGACTGCTCGCCCCACCCTATGGTGTGATGGAAAGTAGTGCTGACA GAATGCCGGACAAAGAGAACATAAGAAACAACGCAATTGTTTCTGTCTCCAAACATCAGAATAAG ACTTCATTCATTGAAAATCCAGCCAAACCCCATCCTAAATGCATTTCTCAG GTGCCGTCTGAAAAGATCCTGCGGGCGGGGAAGATTCTCCGTAACGTCATCCTCTCCAGAGCGCCTCACATGATCCGAGACAGAAAGTACCATCTGAAGACGTACAG GCAGTGTTGTGTGGGGACGGAGCTGGTTGACTGGCAAATGCAGCAGAGCTCATGCATCCACTCTCGCATTCAAGCTGTGGGCATGTGGCAGGTGCTGTTGGAAGAAGGTGTCCTCAACCATG TGGACCAGGAGCTGAGCTTCCAGGACAAGTACCTTTTCTACCGCTTCCTGGATGATGAACAGGAGGACGCTCCTTTACCCAGTGAGGACGAGAGGAGGGAGAGCCTTGAGGAGCTGCAGGAcaccctgctcctcctctcgcAGATTGGGCCTGACGCCCACATGAGGATGATTCTGAGGAAACA TCCGTCTGAAAGAGCAGCAGATGATTTGGAGATAATTTATGAAGAGCTGCTCCACATAAAGGCCTTATCTCACCTCTCCACCACT GTAAAGAGAGAACTGGCCGGAGTGCTCATATATGAGTCCCATGCAAAGGCAGGAACAGTGT TGTTCAATCAAGGGGAGGAAGGCACATCATGGTACATTATTCTAAAGGGCTCAGTCAATGTCGTCATCTATGGCAAA GGTGTCGTCTGCACGCTTCATGAAGGAGATGACTTTGGGAAGCTGGCTCTTGTCAATGACGCCCCCCGTGCTGCCTCCATTGTCCTGAGAGAGGACAACTGTCACTTCCTGAGAGTAGACAAGGAGGACTTCAACCGGATTTTGAGG GATGTGGAGGCCAACACGGTGCGCCTCAAGGAGCATGGTCAGGATGTTCTGGTGTTAGAGAAGagtctcagcagcagcagaacctCCGTCCATGGAGCCTCATCATCTCATTACAA ATACAAGGTAATGTCGGGGACGCCGGAGAAGATTTTGGAGCACCTGCTCGAAATGATGCGATTGGATTCTCAATTCACAGAGTCAG ACTCGGCCTTAGATGACTTTGTGCTCATGCACTGTGTCTTCATACCAAACACTCAGCTATGTCCAGTTTTGATGGCTCA CTACCATGCCCAGGCCTCACAGGGCTCTGAACAGGAGAAGCTGGATTACACACTTAACAACAAGCGCAGGGTGATTCGCCTGGTGATGCAGTGGGCTGCTGTGCACGGAGAGCACCTGCAGGAGGAGGACGTCTCAGTTACCTTCCTAGAG GAGTTTCTTTTGGCAGTATCTAGTGATGCAAAAGCGATTCTACCCCTCAGGGATCAATTAACAGAGCTGGAAAGAATTGTGAAACGCAA tacTGATAATGCCAGATCCTCTCAGAAAAAG CACAAAGTTCTCCTGCGGCAATTCAGTATGGGAGATGAGAAGCTTCAAAAACGTCAGCCCATCAAGAGTCATGATGAAA TTTTGTTTAAAGTCTTCTGCTGTGACCACACCTACACCACAATCCGCTCCCCTGTAGCTGCCTCAGTCAGGGAGGTCATCAGTGCTGTGGCTGACAAGCTGGGGTCAGCGGAGGACCTGCTCCTGGTCAACCTCAGTTCGGCAGGAG AGAAAGTTGTCTTCAAGCCCAACGACATTTCAGTGTTCTCCACACTTACTGTAAATGGACGACTGTTCGCCTGCCGGAGGGATCAGTTGGATTCTTTG ACCCCTTTACCTGAGCAGGAGGGTCCCTCTTCAGGATCACTGGCTGGCTTTGAGTTGATGAGCTCGAAGGATGTGGCTTACCATATGACCTCCTATGACTGGGAGCTTTTCCACTGTGTACATGAG CTTGAACTCATCTACCACACATTTGGGAGGAAAAATGTCAGGAAAACCACAGTGAACCTGGATCTGTTCCTGAGGAGGTTCAATGAAATTCAGTTTTGGGTGATCACAGAGGTCTGTCTGTGTTCTCAGCTCAGCAAGCGGGTGCAGCTTCTCAAGAAGTTCATCAAGATTTCCTCCCA CTGTAAGGACTACAGGAATCTGAACACCTTCTTTGCTATTATTATGGGACTAAGTAACCCAGCAGTGAGCAGACTGAGTCAGACCTGGGAG AAACTTCCCAGCAAATTCAAGAAGTTTTATGGGGAGTTTGAAAACTTGATG GACCCATCCAGGAACCACCGAGCATACCGACTGACAGTCGCCAAGTTGGAGCCTCCCATCATTCCTTTCATGCCACTGTTGATCAAAG ACATGACATTCACTCATGAGGGCAACAAGACGATTATCGACAATTTGGTCAATTTTGAGAAAATG CGGATGATAGCGAATACAGTTAAGATAGTGAGATACTGTCGGAGTCAGCCGTTCA GTCCAGATTCACCTCTGGCCAGCAAGAACCACCCAGAAGTGCGGAGCTACGTACGTCAGCTCAATGTGATCGACAACCAAAGGATACTAACCCAGCTCTCTCATGGACTTGAGCCTCGCAGGTCTTGA
- the rapgef4a gene encoding rap guanine nucleotide exchange factor 4 isoform X3 codes for MAGLLAPPYGVMESSADRMPDKENIRNNAIVSVSKHQNKTSFIENPAKPHPKCISQVPSEKILRAGKILRNVILSRAPHMIRDRKYHLKTYRQCCVGTELVDWQMQQSSCIHSRIQAVGMWQVLLEEGVLNHVDQELSFQDKYLFYRFLDDEQEDAPLPSEDERRESLEELQDTLLLLSQIGPDAHMRMILRKHPSERAADDLEIIYEELLHIKALSHLSTTVKRELAGVLIYESHAKAGTVLFNQGEEGTSWYIILKGSVNVVIYGKGVVCTLHEGDDFGKLALVNDAPRAASIVLREDNCHFLRVDKEDFNRILRDVEANTVRLKEHGQDVLVLEKSLSSSRTSVHGASSSHYKYKVMSGTPEKILEHLLEMMRLDSQFTESDSALDDFVLMHCVFIPNTQLCPVLMAHYHAQASQGSEQEKLDYTLNNKRRVIRLVMQWAAVHGEHLQEEDVSVTFLEEFLLAVSSDAKAILPLRDQLTELERIVKRNTDNARSSQKKHKVLLRQFSMGDEKLQKRQPIKSHDEILFKVFCCDHTYTTIRSPVAASVREVISAVADKLGSAEDLLLVNLSSAGEKVVFKPNDISVFSTLTVNGRLFACRRDQLDSLTPLPEQEGPSSGSLAGFELMSSKDVAYHMTSYDWELFHCVHELELIYHTFGRKNVRKTTVNLDLFLRRFNEIQFWVITEVCLCSQLSKRVQLLKKFIKISSHCKDYRNLNTFFAIIMGLSNPAVSRLSQTWEKLPSKFKKFYGEFENLMDPSRNHRAYRLTVAKLEPPIIPFMPLLIKDMTFTHEGNKTIIDNLVNFEKMRMIANTVKIVRYCRSQPFSPDSPLASKNHPEVRSYVRQLNVIDNQRILTQLSHGLEPRRS; via the exons ATGGCCGGACTGCTCGCCCCACCCTATGGTGTGATGGAAAGTAGTGCTGACA GAATGCCGGACAAAGAGAACATAAGAAACAACGCAATTGTTTCTGTCTCCAAACATCAGAATAAG ACTTCATTCATTGAAAATCCAGCCAAACCCCATCCTAAATGCATTTCTCAG GTGCCGTCTGAAAAGATCCTGCGGGCGGGGAAGATTCTCCGTAACGTCATCCTCTCCAGAGCGCCTCACATGATCCGAGACAGAAAGTACCATCTGAAGACGTACAG GCAGTGTTGTGTGGGGACGGAGCTGGTTGACTGGCAAATGCAGCAGAGCTCATGCATCCACTCTCGCATTCAAGCTGTGGGCATGTGGCAGGTGCTGTTGGAAGAAGGTGTCCTCAACCATG TGGACCAGGAGCTGAGCTTCCAGGACAAGTACCTTTTCTACCGCTTCCTGGATGATGAACAGGAGGACGCTCCTTTACCCAGTGAGGACGAGAGGAGGGAGAGCCTTGAGGAGCTGCAGGAcaccctgctcctcctctcgcAGATTGGGCCTGACGCCCACATGAGGATGATTCTGAGGAAACA TCCGTCTGAAAGAGCAGCAGATGATTTGGAGATAATTTATGAAGAGCTGCTCCACATAAAGGCCTTATCTCACCTCTCCACCACT GTAAAGAGAGAACTGGCCGGAGTGCTCATATATGAGTCCCATGCAAAGGCAGGAACAGTGT TGTTCAATCAAGGGGAGGAAGGCACATCATGGTACATTATTCTAAAGGGCTCAGTCAATGTCGTCATCTATGGCAAA GGTGTCGTCTGCACGCTTCATGAAGGAGATGACTTTGGGAAGCTGGCTCTTGTCAATGACGCCCCCCGTGCTGCCTCCATTGTCCTGAGAGAGGACAACTGTCACTTCCTGAGAGTAGACAAGGAGGACTTCAACCGGATTTTGAGG GATGTGGAGGCCAACACGGTGCGCCTCAAGGAGCATGGTCAGGATGTTCTGGTGTTAGAGAAGagtctcagcagcagcagaacctCCGTCCATGGAGCCTCATCATCTCATTACAA ATACAAGGTAATGTCGGGGACGCCGGAGAAGATTTTGGAGCACCTGCTCGAAATGATGCGATTGGATTCTCAATTCACAGAGTCAG ACTCGGCCTTAGATGACTTTGTGCTCATGCACTGTGTCTTCATACCAAACACTCAGCTATGTCCAGTTTTGATGGCTCA CTACCATGCCCAGGCCTCACAGGGCTCTGAACAGGAGAAGCTGGATTACACACTTAACAACAAGCGCAGGGTGATTCGCCTGGTGATGCAGTGGGCTGCTGTGCACGGAGAGCACCTGCAGGAGGAGGACGTCTCAGTTACCTTCCTAGAG GAGTTTCTTTTGGCAGTATCTAGTGATGCAAAAGCGATTCTACCCCTCAGGGATCAATTAACAGAGCTGGAAAGAATTGTGAAACGCAA tacTGATAATGCCAGATCCTCTCAGAAAAAG CACAAAGTTCTCCTGCGGCAATTCAGTATGGGAGATGAGAAGCTTCAAAAACGTCAGCCCATCAAGAGTCATGATGAAA TTTTGTTTAAAGTCTTCTGCTGTGACCACACCTACACCACAATCCGCTCCCCTGTAGCTGCCTCAGTCAGGGAGGTCATCAGTGCTGTGGCTGACAAGCTGGGGTCAGCGGAGGACCTGCTCCTGGTCAACCTCAGTTCGGCAGGAG AGAAAGTTGTCTTCAAGCCCAACGACATTTCAGTGTTCTCCACACTTACTGTAAATGGACGACTGTTCGCCTGCCGGAGGGATCAGTTGGATTCTTTG ACCCCTTTACCTGAGCAGGAGGGTCCCTCTTCAGGATCACTGGCTGGCTTTGAGTTGATGAGCTCGAAGGATGTGGCTTACCATATGACCTCCTATGACTGGGAGCTTTTCCACTGTGTACATGAG CTTGAACTCATCTACCACACATTTGGGAGGAAAAATGTCAGGAAAACCACAGTGAACCTGGATCTGTTCCTGAGGAGGTTCAATGAAATTCAGTTTTGGGTGATCACAGAGGTCTGTCTGTGTTCTCAGCTCAGCAAGCGGGTGCAGCTTCTCAAGAAGTTCATCAAGATTTCCTCCCA CTGTAAGGACTACAGGAATCTGAACACCTTCTTTGCTATTATTATGGGACTAAGTAACCCAGCAGTGAGCAGACTGAGTCAGACCTGGGAG AAACTTCCCAGCAAATTCAAGAAGTTTTATGGGGAGTTTGAAAACTTGATG GACCCATCCAGGAACCACCGAGCATACCGACTGACAGTCGCCAAGTTGGAGCCTCCCATCATTCCTTTCATGCCACTGTTGATCAAAG ACATGACATTCACTCATGAGGGCAACAAGACGATTATCGACAATTTGGTCAATTTTGAGAAAATG CGGATGATAGCGAATACAGTTAAGATAGTGAGATACTGTCGGAGTCAGCCGTTCA GTCCAGATTCACCTCTGGCCAGCAAGAACCACCCAGAAGTGCGGAGCTACGTACGTCAGCTCAATGTGATCGACAACCAAAGGATACTAACCCAGCTCTCTCATGGACTTGAGCCTCGCAGGTCTTGA
- the map3k20a gene encoding mitogen-activated protein kinase kinase kinase 20 isoform X1, with product MSSHSASFVQIKFDDILFYENCGGGSFGSVYRARWISQDKEVAVKKLLKIENEAEILSVLSHRNIIQFYGAVVDAPNYGIVTEYASGGSLYDYLSSDNSEEMDMGQIMTWAAEIARGMHYLHSEAPVKVIHRDLKSRNVVLAADRVLKICDFGASKFLTHTTHMSLVGTFPWMAPEVIQSLPVSETCDTFSYGVVLWEMLTREIPFKGLEGLQVAWLVVEKNERLTIPSGCPASFAELMRKCWAVEPKERPMFKQILSTLESMSKDTQLPEQCNSFLHNKAEWRCEIEATLERLKKLERDLSTKEQELKERERRLKMWERKLIEQSDSPLLPTLDIYKWTEEDVYFWMQQIFGAGESACGMQLYADLFKGNHITGKRLLLITENDMREMGVKSKGHIMHLKAEIEKLTNDYLGLVHFPPLLKDELETEVEKSKTVNLELVFGYHWKPGTGKFDCKWKMYLELDGDDVAVTYIKDVIFNTNRQDVEVLRMTKPPFVMDKWIVGIHQNQRVDYTVNYESDVKSPKSTRHSCSVTWSHSGGQDDIKTVELVIETAPADIEWNPRSRSNSDIDQTWMYQLRLKQMMNQKSLPSTTALTALTSSDARTLPQFLSVHESQGFSYAAAVRRSPNRIHASAWNDSRSSSPTASLSAKLSPLHLGSKGSSPSSTTSESTSERERERPLSAGAVYDHRRYSYFGNTLTVQVGQGRGNAWSSTRGSHIHNKTSRTSRQPGRTRSNSYSVTAQNRQTMIPGIFSVTENPSEEKEEAKASDGGWIKVESKKRLPRQDNKQVRGRQRRGGRGGRGAASGRT from the exons ATGTCGTCTCATAGCGCCTCCTTCGTGCAAATCAAGTTTGATGACATCCTCTTTTACGAGAACTGTGGCGGTGGCAGCTTCGGGAGCGTTTACCGAGCCAGGTGGATCTCCCAGGACAAAGAGGTTGCGGTGAAAAAACTGCTGAAGATTGAGAACGAG GCTGAAATCCTCAGTGTCCTCAGCCACCGTAACATCATCCAGTTTTATGGCGCCGTTGTTGACGCTCCCAATTATGGAATTGTCACTG AGTATGCAAGTGGTGGATCACTGTATGATTACCTGTCCAGTGACAACAGTGAGGAAATGGACATGGGACAGATTATGACATGGGCTGCGGAGATTGCACGAG GAATGCACTACTTACATTCAGAGGCCCCTGTTAAGGTGATCCACAGAGACCTGAAGTCCAGAAATG TTGTTTTAGCTGCAGACAGAGTTCTCAAG ATCTGTGATTTTGGAGCATCCAAGTTTTTGACCCACACAACACATATGTCCTTGGTGGGCACGTTTCCCTGGATGGCTCCAGAGGTGATCCAGAGCCTGCCTGTGTCTGAGACCTGTGACACCTTCTCCTATGGTGTG GTGCTTTGGGAAATGCTCACCCGTGAGATACCCTTCAAAGGCCTGGAAGGCTTACAAGTGGCCTGGCTCGTGGTAGagaaaaatgag aGGTTAACCATCCCCAGTGGCTGTCCTGCCAGCTTTGCTGAGCTGATGAGAAAGTGCTGGGCAGTCGAGCCAAAA GAAAGGCCAATGTTCAAGCAGATTCTCTCCACTTTGGAGTCCATGTCTAAGGACACCCAACTTCCTGAACAGTGCAACTCTTTCCTTCACAACAAGGCTGAATGGAG GTGTGAGATTGAAGCGACACTTGAGAGACTTAAGAAGCTGGAGAGAGACTTGAGCACGAAAGAGCAGGAGCTGAAGGAGAGAGAGCGGCGTCTAAAGATGTGGGAGCGCAAACTCATCGAACAATCCGACAGCCCG TTGCTGCCCACTCTTGACATCTATAAATGGACAGAGGAGGATGTG TATTTCTGGatgcagcaaatatttggtGCAG gGGAGAGTGCATGTGGCATGCAGCTGTATGCGGACCTGTTTAAGGGAAATCACATCACCGGAAAGAGGCTGTTATTAATCACAGAAAACGACATGCGGGAAATGGGAGTCAAGTCCAAAGGTCACATCATGCACCTTAAG GCTGAAATTGAAAAGCTAACCAATGATTACCTCGGGCTCGTCCACTTCCCACCACTGTTGAAG GATGAGCTGGAAACGGAGGtggaaaaaagtaaaactgtaaatctgGAACTGGTATTTGGGTACCATTGGAAACCTGGGactggaaagttt GACTGCAAATGGAAAATGTACTTGGAACTTGATGGAGATGACGTTGCAGTAACCTACATCAAAGATGTCATCTTTAATACCAACCGACAAGATGTTGAAGTCCTGCGGATGACTAAG CCACCTTTTGTGATGGACAAATGGATCGTTGGAATACATCAGAACCAGAGAGTGGACTACACAGTCAATTATGAG AGTGATGTGAAATCACCAAAGTCTACTAGACACAGCTGCTCTGTGACATGGAGTCACAGTGGTGGACAAGATGACATCAAGACTGTGGAGCTGGTCATCGAAACAGCACCAGCTGACATTGAGTGGAACCCCAGAAGCAGGTCTAACTCTg ATATAGATCAAACGTGGATGTACCAATTACGGCTGAAGCAAATGATGAACCAGAAATCACTGCCATCGACTACTGCTCTGACTGCCCTTACTAGTTCTGATGCCCGCACTCTCCCTCAGTTCCTGTCTGTACATGAAAGCCAGGGGTTTTCTTATGCTGCAGCTGTGCGTCGCTCTCCAAACCGCATCCACGCATCTGCCTGGAATGACTCGCGTAGCTCTTCGCCAACTGCCAGCCTGTCGGCCAAGCTCTCGCCGCTGCATCTGGGGTCAAAGGGAAGCAGTCCCTCCAGCACTACGTCAGAGAGCACGTCAGAAAGAGAACGTGAGCGCCCACTCAGTGCTGGGGCAGTGTATGACCACCGCAGATACAGTTACTTTGGTAATACATTAACTGTGCAAGTGGGGCAGGGTAGAGGCAATGCATGGAGCAGTACTAGAGGTAGCCATATTCATAATAAAACCAGCAGAACTTCACGTCAGCCAGGGAGGACACGGTCCAACAGTTACAGTGTCACAGCACAGAACCGCCAAACCATGATACCAGGTATATTTTCTGTAACAGAAAACCCCagtgaggaaaaagaagaggccAAAGCCAGTGATGGAGGGTGGATCAAAGTGGAATCAAAGAAGAGATTACCACGTCAGGACAATAAACAAGTCAGAGGTCGACAGAGGAGAGGCGGCAGAGGAGGGCGTGGTGCTGCTAGTGGAAGAACTTAA
- the map3k20a gene encoding mitogen-activated protein kinase kinase kinase 20 isoform X2, translating into MSSHSASFVQIKFDDILFYENCGGGSFGSVYRARWISQDKEVAVKKLLKIENEAEILSVLSHRNIIQFYGAVVDAPNYGIVTEYASGGSLYDYLSSDNSEEMDMGQIMTWAAEIARGMHYLHSEAPVKVIHRDLKSRNVVLAADRVLKICDFGASKFLTHTTHMSLVGTFPWMAPEVIQSLPVSETCDTFSYGVVLWEMLTREIPFKGLEGLQVAWLVVEKNERLTIPSGCPASFAELMRKCWAVEPKERPMFKQILSTLESMSKDTQLPEQCNSFLHNKAEWRCEIEATLERLKKLERDLSTKEQELKERERRLKMWERKLIEQSDSPLFLPVTKKISAKSFYQSKTEESNSSQMSCQISASGNEDVNLRSLMKGFEDMFSPDCGRAVLHSGMQVNMQAKQNSSKSSCVREGHKINMTLGMERLTWSDDSE; encoded by the exons ATGTCGTCTCATAGCGCCTCCTTCGTGCAAATCAAGTTTGATGACATCCTCTTTTACGAGAACTGTGGCGGTGGCAGCTTCGGGAGCGTTTACCGAGCCAGGTGGATCTCCCAGGACAAAGAGGTTGCGGTGAAAAAACTGCTGAAGATTGAGAACGAG GCTGAAATCCTCAGTGTCCTCAGCCACCGTAACATCATCCAGTTTTATGGCGCCGTTGTTGACGCTCCCAATTATGGAATTGTCACTG AGTATGCAAGTGGTGGATCACTGTATGATTACCTGTCCAGTGACAACAGTGAGGAAATGGACATGGGACAGATTATGACATGGGCTGCGGAGATTGCACGAG GAATGCACTACTTACATTCAGAGGCCCCTGTTAAGGTGATCCACAGAGACCTGAAGTCCAGAAATG TTGTTTTAGCTGCAGACAGAGTTCTCAAG ATCTGTGATTTTGGAGCATCCAAGTTTTTGACCCACACAACACATATGTCCTTGGTGGGCACGTTTCCCTGGATGGCTCCAGAGGTGATCCAGAGCCTGCCTGTGTCTGAGACCTGTGACACCTTCTCCTATGGTGTG GTGCTTTGGGAAATGCTCACCCGTGAGATACCCTTCAAAGGCCTGGAAGGCTTACAAGTGGCCTGGCTCGTGGTAGagaaaaatgag aGGTTAACCATCCCCAGTGGCTGTCCTGCCAGCTTTGCTGAGCTGATGAGAAAGTGCTGGGCAGTCGAGCCAAAA GAAAGGCCAATGTTCAAGCAGATTCTCTCCACTTTGGAGTCCATGTCTAAGGACACCCAACTTCCTGAACAGTGCAACTCTTTCCTTCACAACAAGGCTGAATGGAG GTGTGAGATTGAAGCGACACTTGAGAGACTTAAGAAGCTGGAGAGAGACTTGAGCACGAAAGAGCAGGAGCTGAAGGAGAGAGAGCGGCGTCTAAAGATGTGGGAGCGCAAACTCATCGAACAATCCGACAGCCCG cTCTTCTTACCCGTGACAAAAAAGATAAGCGCTAAGTCGTTCTATCAGTCTAAGACGGAGGAGTCAAACAGTTCACAGATGTCATGTCAGATCTCAGCCTCCGGTAACGAGGACGTGAATCTGCGATCCTTAATGAAAGGGTTTGAGGACATGTTTTCCCCGGACTGTGGGCGGGCCGTCCTGCACTCAGGCATGCAGGTCAACATGCAGGCCAAGCAGAACTCTTCCAAGTCCAGCTGTGTGAGAGAAGGACACAAAATCAACATGACTCTGGGGATGGAACGCCTCACGTGGTCTGACGACAGTGAATAA